In Rhodobacter sp. 24-YEA-8, the following are encoded in one genomic region:
- a CDS encoding lipocalin family protein gives MPAMTRLIRLVLAGAGLALALQACAPRASETVGRTVFRNSGAGIWSAAAFQPARITGDWRQAAAYTRGAAQSCAPGGAVFSQTASGQLSVKARLCLDGREITASGPVTVTGPGRFTVPGMGEWWVIWVDSGYRTLAIATPRGEFGFVLDRGRIGPDRLRAAAEIFDFNGYPKDRLKPF, from the coding sequence ATGCCTGCAATGACGCGTCTGATCCGCCTTGTGCTTGCCGGGGCGGGGCTTGCCCTTGCCCTCCAGGCCTGCGCCCCCCGCGCATCTGAAACCGTCGGTCGCACGGTGTTTCGCAACTCAGGCGCCGGGATCTGGTCCGCGGCCGCCTTCCAGCCCGCCCGGATCACAGGCGACTGGCGCCAGGCCGCCGCCTATACAAGGGGCGCGGCCCAGAGTTGCGCACCCGGCGGCGCTGTCTTCAGCCAGACAGCTTCCGGCCAGCTTTCCGTCAAAGCCCGGCTCTGCCTCGACGGGCGCGAGATCACCGCTTCCGGCCCCGTGACCGTGACCGGCCCCGGCAGATTCACCGTGCCCGGAATGGGAGAATGGTGGGTGATCTGGGTCGACAGCGGCTACCGCACCCTCGCCATCGCGACGCCAAGGGGCGAATTCGGCTTTGTGCTTGACCGGGGCCGCATCGGCCCAGACCGCTTGCGCGCCGCCGCCGAGATCTTCGATTTCAACGGCTATCCGAAAGACCGGCTGAAGCCCTTCTGA
- a CDS encoding DUF983 domain-containing protein, translating into MLRGWRRRCPSCGAGPLFQGFLKVRDHCPVCNEALFHQRADDGPAYVTILIVGHIIGPLMLALYIRWTPDPLITAALLSVASVAMSLFLLPRIKGAFVGLQWSRRMHGFGDNERG; encoded by the coding sequence ATGTTGCGCGGCTGGCGCCGCCGCTGCCCGTCCTGCGGCGCGGGGCCGCTGTTTCAGGGCTTTCTCAAGGTGCGCGATCACTGCCCGGTCTGCAATGAGGCGTTGTTTCACCAGCGCGCCGATGACGGGCCGGCCTATGTGACGATCCTGATCGTGGGCCATATCATCGGGCCGCTGATGCTTGCGCTCTATATCAGATGGACGCCCGATCCGCTTATTACCGCTGCACTTTTATCGGTGGCGAGTGTGGCGATGTCGCTGTTTTTACTGCCCCGGATCAAGGGGGCATTTGTCGGATTGCAATGGTCGCGGAGGATGCATGGCTTTGGGGATAATGAGCGTGGATGA
- a CDS encoding RNA polymerase sigma factor: MRMPRDTVEDEDEAVLLARYAQGDAVAARLLTARLLPPVLSFASRMMAGDRAEAEDIAQEAMLRLWRAAPGWREGEAKVSTWLYRVVANLATDRIRSRQRRHRHTGGATLELSDAPEAADGAPGAEARLIASERMAALDRALAALPERQREAVVLRHIEGLSNPEIAAVMGVGIEAVESLTARGRRGLAQALGPYRALLGFEGD; the protein is encoded by the coding sequence ATGAGGATGCCCCGGGATACGGTCGAGGACGAGGATGAGGCGGTTTTGCTCGCGCGCTATGCGCAGGGCGATGCCGTTGCGGCCCGGCTTCTGACGGCGCGGCTTTTGCCGCCGGTCCTGTCATTTGCCAGCCGGATGATGGCGGGCGACCGGGCCGAGGCGGAAGACATTGCGCAAGAGGCAATGCTGCGGCTCTGGCGCGCGGCCCCGGGCTGGCGCGAGGGAGAGGCGAAGGTCTCGACCTGGCTCTACCGGGTGGTGGCCAATCTGGCGACCGACCGGATCCGCAGCCGGCAGCGCCGCCACCGTCATACCGGCGGCGCGACGCTGGAACTGAGCGATGCGCCCGAAGCGGCAGATGGCGCGCCGGGGGCCGAGGCGCGGCTGATCGCGTCGGAGCGGATGGCCGCGCTGGACCGCGCGCTGGCCGCCTTGCCCGAGCGTCAGCGCGAGGCGGTGGTCCTGCGCCATATCGAGGGGCTCTCGAACCCCGAGATCGCGGCGGTGATGGGCGTGGGGATTGAAGCGGTCGAAAGCCTGACCGCACGCGGGCGCCGCGGTCTGGCGCAGGCGCTCGGGCCGTATCGGGCGCTTTTGGGGTTTGAAGGGGATTGA
- a CDS encoding NUDIX hydrolase produces MALGIMSVDEPQIRDAATVILTRREGGEARILMGQRGAKAVFMPSKFVFPGGGLDAADEDAGVAALTADCAARLAQISPGVPGGAAPGRLVTAALRELREETGLGYPPGAAKLRYVFRAITPPGRPRRFDARFFLADAAGLDGDPDDFSQASDELSHLAWLGLDEARRLDLPFVTEVVLAEISNLLRGGDQPGVPFFDNSGARPAFRRIL; encoded by the coding sequence ATGGCTTTGGGGATAATGAGCGTGGATGAGCCGCAGATCCGCGATGCGGCCACGGTGATCCTCACCCGGCGCGAAGGCGGTGAGGCGCGGATCCTTATGGGTCAGCGCGGCGCGAAAGCGGTCTTCATGCCGTCGAAATTCGTCTTTCCGGGCGGTGGGCTGGATGCAGCGGATGAGGATGCCGGGGTCGCGGCGCTGACGGCGGATTGCGCTGCAAGGCTGGCGCAGATCAGCCCGGGTGTGCCCGGCGGGGCAGCGCCTGGCCGGCTGGTCACGGCCGCCCTGCGCGAGCTGCGCGAAGAGACCGGGCTCGGCTATCCGCCGGGGGCGGCAAAGCTGCGCTATGTGTTTCGCGCCATCACGCCGCCCGGGCGGCCGCGCCGCTTTGATGCGCGGTTTTTCCTTGCCGATGCGGCCGGGCTGGACGGCGACCCGGATGATTTCTCGCAGGCCTCGGACGAGCTGTCGCATCTGGCCTGGCTGGGGCTTGATGAGGCAAGGCGGCTCGATCTGCCCTTTGTTACCGAAGTGGTTCTGGCCGAGATCAGCAATCTTTTGCGCGGTGGCGATCAGCCCGGCGTGCCGTTTTTCGACAATTCCGGCGCGCGGCCGGCGTTTCGGCGGATACTGTAG
- a CDS encoding aldo/keto reductase, with the protein MKMIPLGRSGLTVSELCLGTMTWGSQNTEAEGHVQADLALDRGITFWDTAEMYPVNPVRAETVGVSEEIVGSWIKARGGRDRLVIATKITGTGQHVRPGQPITGTSLREAAEASLRRLNTDYIDLYQLHWPNRGSYHFRQNWSYAPTGIDRTAETAAMTDILTAAQSLIAEGKIRAIGLSNETVWGTARWLHLADTLGLPRMVSAQNEYSLLCRQFDTDHAELSLIEDLPLLAYSTLAAGLLSGKYAGDVTPSDSRRARVPDLGGRITPQVFPAVAACLAVAADHGLDPVQMAIAFCRTRPFTTIPIIGATRLADLATCIGAAGLNLSPEVLDDLNEVYRLHPRPF; encoded by the coding sequence ATGAAAATGATTCCCCTCGGTCGTTCCGGCCTGACCGTCTCAGAGCTCTGCCTCGGCACCATGACCTGGGGCAGCCAGAATACCGAGGCCGAGGGCCATGTCCAGGCCGATCTGGCGCTGGATCGCGGCATCACCTTCTGGGACACCGCCGAGATGTATCCGGTCAACCCGGTCCGGGCCGAAACCGTGGGCGTCAGCGAAGAGATCGTGGGTTCCTGGATCAAAGCGCGGGGCGGGCGCGACCGGCTGGTGATTGCCACCAAGATCACCGGGACCGGCCAGCATGTCCGCCCCGGCCAGCCGATTACCGGCACCAGCCTGAGAGAGGCGGCAGAGGCCTCGCTCCGGCGGCTGAACACCGATTATATCGACCTTTATCAGCTGCACTGGCCCAATCGCGGCAGCTACCATTTCCGCCAGAACTGGAGCTATGCGCCGACCGGCATCGACCGCACCGCCGAGACCGCCGCGATGACCGATATCCTGACCGCCGCGCAAAGCCTGATCGCCGAGGGCAAGATCCGCGCCATCGGGCTCTCGAACGAGACCGTCTGGGGCACGGCGCGCTGGCTGCATCTGGCCGACACGCTGGGCCTGCCGCGCATGGTCAGCGCGCAGAACGAATATTCGCTTCTGTGCCGCCAGTTCGACACCGATCATGCCGAGCTTTCCCTGATCGAGGATCTGCCGCTTCTGGCCTATTCGACACTGGCGGCGGGGCTTTTGTCTGGGAAATATGCCGGTGATGTGACCCCCTCTGACAGCCGCCGGGCGCGGGTCCCGGATCTGGGTGGCCGCATCACGCCGCAGGTCTTTCCGGCGGTGGCGGCCTGCCTTGCGGTGGCGGCGGATCATGGGCTCGACCCGGTTCAGATGGCGATTGCCTTTTGCCGCACGCGACCCTTCACCACGATCCCGATCATCGGGGCGACCAGGCTTGCCGATCTCGCGACCTGCATCGGCGCGGCGGGGCTGAATTTGTCGCCCGAGGTGCTGGACGATCTGAACGAGGTCTATCGCCTGCATCCGCGCCCGTTCTGA